In Humulus lupulus chromosome 6, drHumLupu1.1, whole genome shotgun sequence, a single genomic region encodes these proteins:
- the LOC133784392 gene encoding uncharacterized protein LOC133784392: MAATDDFSGSTSVDINKPFRFEGLHFKRWKQKMLFYLTMKKVAFVLTALKPVVPEASTDKDNQTEREKQQKDLDSWVENDFLCKNFILNGLSDDLYDYYNSDKSAKEIWEALQKKYDTEEAGTKKYVVSRYLKYQMVDDKSVEAQSHEIQKIAHEIISEGIRLRNFP, translated from the exons ATGGCTGCGACCGATGATTTTTCTGGTTCTACCTCTGTTGATATTAACAAGCCATTTCGCTTTGAGGGTTTGCACTTTAAGCGTTGGAAACAGAAGATGCTTTTTTATCTGACCATGAAGAAGGTGGCGTTTGTGCTCACTGCTCTGAAGCCGGTTGTCCCTGAAGCCTCGACCGACAAGGACAATCAGACTGAACGTGAGAAGCAACAGAAGGACTTGGACTCCTGGGTGGAAAACGATTTCCTatgtaagaattttattcttaacggtttatctgatgatctttatgactattataactcagacaagtcagcaaaggagatttgggaggcgcTACAAAAGAAATATGATACAGAGGAGGCGGGGACTAAAAAATACGTTGTTAGTCGCTACCTGAAGTATCAGATGGTTGATGATAAATCTGTGGAGGCCCAATCTCACGAAATTCAGAAAATTGCTCATGAGATTATCTCAGAAG gcataagactaaggaattttccTTAG